Proteins found in one Acidobacteriota bacterium genomic segment:
- a CDS encoding M23 family metallopeptidase, with protein MAKKFYTIMIIPHAKAQLKKLHFSKNFLITIAIILFLMLISSLFLPHFLLKSREMIWRLSQLEKENRTLKEENKKIEDSIASLRKLLTEYEEKTVKFAAMVGISEQIPTSRIGAGGGSIASMVQPTIKSNLLKEEVYALQNRSDSLNRSFSMIENKYLAMVKKFDHIPSIMPVQGIIGYNYGMRKDPFTGKMEFHSGIDIAAPTGTIIKAPADGVVTRAGRVAGYGKTIILSHGDEILTLYGHLENYKVRSGDRLKRGDIIGYVGSTGRATGPHLHYEIIVHGKHANPLDYILD; from the coding sequence GTGGCTAAGAAATTTTACACGATAATGATCATTCCTCATGCCAAAGCGCAACTGAAGAAACTGCACTTTTCCAAGAACTTTCTTATTACAATTGCTATCATACTTTTCCTGATGCTGATATCCAGTCTTTTTCTGCCCCACTTTCTGCTAAAGTCAAGAGAAATGATCTGGAGACTTTCCCAGCTCGAAAAAGAAAACAGGACGCTCAAGGAGGAAAACAAGAAGATCGAAGACTCCATCGCTTCGCTCAGGAAACTGCTGACAGAGTATGAGGAAAAGACAGTCAAATTTGCTGCCATGGTAGGGATCTCCGAGCAAATTCCCACGAGCAGGATCGGAGCAGGAGGGGGAAGCATCGCCAGCATGGTGCAGCCGACAATCAAATCGAACCTCTTGAAGGAAGAGGTTTATGCCCTTCAGAATCGGTCGGACAGTCTCAATAGGAGCTTCAGCATGATCGAGAACAAATATCTCGCCATGGTGAAGAAATTCGATCATATCCCTTCCATAATGCCTGTCCAGGGAATCATCGGGTATAATTACGGTATGAGGAAAGATCCCTTCACGGGAAAGATGGAGTTTCACAGCGGTATTGATATAGCCGCTCCCACGGGAACTATTATCAAAGCCCCTGCTGACGGAGTCGTGACCCGGGCAGGAAGAGTCGCAGGTTATGGAAAGACCATCATTCTATCTCATGGCGACGAGATACTTACACTTTATGGCCATCTCGAGAATTACAAAGTCAGATCGGGTGACCGGTTGAAGAGGGGCGACATCATCGGATACGTGGGAAGCACCGGAAGGGCGACTGGACCGCATCTGCACTATGAGATCATCGTCCACGGCAAGCATGCGAATCCTCTCGATTACATCCTCGATTAA
- the secA gene encoding preprotein translocase subunit SecA, with the protein MLNSILTKIIGSKNERELNRIQPLVDTINALEPQMQALSDSTLRDKRVEFIRRYQNGESLDDLLVEAFAVVREAARRTLEMRHFDVQLVGGIVLHQGKIAEMKTGEGKTLVATLPVFLNALTGRGVHVVTVNDYLAKRDSEWMGSVYKFLGMSVGVIQHDMGDEERKAAYAASVTYGTNNEFGFDYLRDNMKFTIDAMVQRGHYYAIVDEVDSILIDEARTPLIISGPAEESTDKYYRIDKIIPKLKTEEDYQIDEKAKTATLTEDGVRHTERLLGVDNLYDPVNMETLHHVNQALKAHALFRKDVDYMVKDGEVIIVDEFTGRLMPGRRWSDGLHQAIEAKEGVRIERENQTLATITFQNYFRMYEKLAGMTGTADTEAVEFDKIYDLEVMVIPTNRPLIRTEYPDVIYRTEEEKFEAVEKEIEDLHKKGRPVLVGTISIEKSERLSSMLKKKGIRHVVLNAKYHEMEAAIVAQAGRMGAVTIATNMAGRGTDILLGGNPAFLANQILIGKGIKPLEATSEQSEGALKEAKAVTEMEKKKVIGLGGLHILGTERHEARRIDNQLRGRAGRQGDPGSSRFYISLEDDLMRIFGGERLKNIMGKLGMERDVPIEHNLITRSIERAQKQVEAHNFEIRKHLLEYDDVMNKQRVEIYRLRRELLEGKEQRQYVMQKAEEILEWLIDDYLAGQGGTQEWELDNFRNQVNHYYAIDIYKDGVNWKEFSLVEIKDAILKKINEKYELKEKRIGEELMRQHERYIILSIIDSLWKDHLLAMDHLKEGIGLRAYGQRDPLVEYKRESFEMFAAMKARIEDEIIRYLFLLEPLSREEREEEERKRRREQESIFRAASQSRAGEIKQTVVRKEQKVGRNAPCPCGSGKKYKKCCGT; encoded by the coding sequence ATGTTGAACTCCATTCTTACGAAGATCATAGGCAGCAAAAACGAGCGAGAACTGAACCGGATCCAGCCTCTCGTAGATACCATAAATGCGCTCGAACCCCAGATGCAAGCCCTCTCAGATTCGACACTCAGAGATAAAAGGGTGGAATTCATCCGGAGATATCAGAACGGAGAATCCCTTGATGACCTCCTTGTGGAAGCTTTTGCCGTCGTCAGGGAAGCAGCGCGGAGAACGCTGGAGATGAGGCATTTCGACGTTCAGCTTGTTGGAGGAATCGTCCTTCATCAGGGGAAGATCGCCGAGATGAAAACAGGAGAAGGGAAAACCCTCGTTGCCACGCTTCCTGTCTTTTTGAATGCGCTTACAGGTAGAGGTGTACACGTCGTCACAGTCAACGACTACCTCGCGAAGAGGGACAGCGAATGGATGGGTTCCGTATATAAATTCCTTGGGATGAGCGTGGGAGTGATCCAGCATGACATGGGAGATGAGGAAAGAAAGGCCGCCTATGCCGCCAGCGTAACCTACGGAACGAACAACGAGTTTGGATTCGATTACCTGCGCGACAACATGAAATTCACGATCGATGCGATGGTGCAGAGAGGTCATTACTATGCCATCGTGGATGAAGTGGACAGCATCCTGATCGATGAGGCGAGGACACCGCTAATCATTTCCGGACCGGCGGAGGAATCTACGGATAAGTATTACAGGATAGATAAGATCATCCCCAAACTGAAGACTGAGGAAGATTATCAGATAGATGAGAAGGCAAAAACCGCCACTCTTACGGAGGACGGAGTCAGGCATACAGAAAGGCTTCTTGGTGTGGATAACCTCTATGACCCAGTAAACATGGAGACGCTCCACCATGTCAACCAGGCTCTCAAGGCGCATGCACTGTTCAGAAAAGACGTCGATTACATGGTCAAGGATGGTGAGGTCATTATCGTCGATGAGTTCACCGGAAGGCTTATGCCGGGTAGGCGATGGAGCGACGGACTCCACCAGGCCATCGAGGCAAAGGAAGGAGTCAGGATTGAAAGAGAGAACCAGACTCTGGCGACGATCACCTTCCAGAACTACTTCAGGATGTACGAGAAACTGGCGGGGATGACTGGAACGGCAGATACGGAAGCAGTCGAGTTCGACAAGATCTACGATCTTGAGGTCATGGTCATCCCGACGAACAGACCGCTCATCAGAACAGAATATCCTGATGTCATCTACAGGACAGAAGAGGAAAAGTTCGAAGCGGTTGAGAAGGAGATCGAGGATCTCCATAAAAAGGGAAGGCCGGTACTTGTTGGCACAATCAGCATAGAGAAATCGGAGCGACTGAGCTCCATGCTCAAGAAGAAGGGGATCAGGCATGTCGTCCTCAACGCAAAATATCACGAGATGGAGGCTGCAATTGTTGCGCAGGCGGGAAGGATGGGTGCCGTGACGATCGCGACAAACATGGCAGGACGTGGAACGGACATCCTCCTCGGAGGAAACCCTGCATTCCTTGCAAACCAGATCCTCATAGGTAAAGGCATAAAACCGCTCGAAGCTACTTCGGAACAGAGCGAAGGGGCTCTCAAGGAGGCAAAGGCGGTCACAGAGATGGAGAAGAAGAAGGTCATTGGGCTCGGAGGGCTTCATATTCTAGGGACGGAGAGGCACGAGGCGAGAAGGATAGATAACCAGCTCAGAGGGAGAGCCGGCAGGCAAGGGGATCCTGGCTCTTCGAGGTTCTACATCTCGCTTGAAGACGATCTCATGAGGATCTTCGGCGGGGAAAGATTGAAGAACATCATGGGAAAGCTTGGCATGGAGAGGGATGTTCCAATCGAACATAACCTTATCACCAGGTCGATCGAAAGAGCACAGAAGCAAGTTGAAGCACATAACTTTGAGATAAGAAAACATCTCCTTGAATATGACGATGTGATGAACAAGCAGAGGGTGGAGATTTACAGGCTGAGGAGAGAGCTTCTGGAGGGGAAAGAGCAGCGCCAGTATGTTATGCAGAAGGCCGAGGAGATCCTGGAGTGGCTCATAGATGATTATCTCGCAGGTCAGGGGGGAACGCAGGAGTGGGAACTGGATAATTTCCGGAATCAGGTCAACCACTACTACGCGATAGATATTTACAAGGATGGGGTCAATTGGAAGGAATTTTCGCTGGTCGAAATCAAAGACGCCATCCTGAAGAAGATCAATGAAAAATACGAGTTGAAAGAGAAGAGGATAGGCGAAGAGTTGATGAGACAGCATGAGAGGTACATCATCCTGAGCATCATCGACAGCCTATGGAAGGATCACTTGCTTGCCATGGACCATCTGAAGGAGGGGATTGGGCTTCGTGCCTATGGTCAGCGCGACCCGCTCGTTGAGTACAAGAGGGAAAGCTTCGAGATGTTTGCGGCTATGAAGGCAAGGATCGAGGACGAAATAATCCGATATCTCTTTCTTCTGGAGCCGCTATCAAGAGAGGAAAGGGAAGAGGAAGAGAGGAAGAGAAGGAGGGAGCAGGAGAGTATCTTCCGTGCGGCATCGCAATCAAGAGCAGGAGAAATCAAACAGACAGTCGTTCGCAAAGAGCAGAAGGTGGGCAGGAATGCCCCATGCCCTTGCGGAAGCGGTAAAAAATACAAAAAGTGCTGCGGCACATAA